Proteins encoded by one window of Vidua chalybeata isolate OUT-0048 chromosome 15, bVidCha1 merged haplotype, whole genome shotgun sequence:
- the FAM114A2 gene encoding protein FAM114A2, translating to MSEKDSCENLKDETCYEAENEQKTEELGCSESNEGREQETVPVTRKRPEPKPPSQPAAAEKPAGETIKVSDPPAVQTGWGYWGSWGKSLLSTASATVATVGQGISNVIEKAETTLGIPSPSEISSESKDAARGSENLAASNGDAADDGSSFPIAGALEVLSTISTAVQSTGKSVISGGLDALEFIGKKTMDVIAEGDPGFKKTKGLINRTSTLSQVLREAKEKEEQQTATEVAMATEKKAHYGLLFDEFQGLSHLEALEMLSRESESKVKAVLNALSGEELDTLKEEMEQLKEAFSLPEFFEEEEEEKKGDEEFTKEVTELFSELHISSTPDKVITVRTSAHEWIARFNSSLPKEEKENEENQEVESRDGDQDAKKSVEDIHAFAIRSLAELTACSIEMFHKTAALFLYGQKQEVTVTDRAKSLSQLTIMLCKELSAFSKEFTTCLTTAGVKEKADVLNPLITGVFLEASNSASYIQDAFQLLLPVLQISLIEARTELSQ from the exons ATGTCTGAGAAAGACAGTTGTGAAAATCTGAAAGATGAAACCTGTTACGAAGCTGAAAATGAACAGAAGACAGAGGAACTTGGCTGCTCTGAGAGCAATGAAGGGAGAGAACAAGAGACTGTGCCTGTGACTCGGAAAAGACCTGAACCCAAGCCCCCAAGCCAACCTGCTGCCGCAGAAAAGCCTGCAGGTGAAACCATCAAG gTCTCAGATCCTCCTGCAGTTCAGACAGGGTGGGGCTACTGGGGAAGCTGGGGGAAATCTCTTCTGTCAACTGCATCTGCTACCGTAGCTACCGTAG GTCAAGGTATTTCAAATGTCatagaaaaagcagaaacaaccCTTGGGATCCCCAGTCCCAGTGAAATCTCATCAGAGTCTAAAGATGCTGCAAGAG GAAGTGAGAATCTTGCTGCCAGCAACGGTGATGCAGCTGATGATGGCAGCTCCTTCCCTATTGCTGGTGCTCTTGAAGTTTTATCAACCATCTCTACTGCTGTCCAAAGCACA GGTAAAAGTGTTATTAGTGGAGGTCTGGATGCCTTGGAATTCATCGGCAAAAAGACAATGGATGTAATAGCTGAGGGAGACCCTGGATTCAAAAAAACAAAGGGCCTAATAAACAGAACCTCTACATTATCTCAG gtCTTACGAGaggcaaaggagaaagaagagcagCAGACAGCTACCGAGGTTGCCATGGCTACTGAGAAGAAAGCCCATTATGGGTTACTGTTTGATGAGTTTCAGGGTCTTTCGCATCTGGAGGCCTTAGAGATGCTTTCCAGAGAGAGTGAATCAAAG GTGAAAGCAGTTCTGAATGCCCTCTCTGGAGAGGAGTTGGACACGCTGAAGGAGGAAATGGAACAACTcaaagaagcattttctttaCCTGAATTCTttgaagaagaagaggaagaaaagaaag GAGATGAAGAGTTCACAAAAGAAGTGACAGAGTTGTTTTCAGAATTGCACATCTCCTCCACGCCAGACAAAGTGATCACG GTGAGGACATCTGCTCATGAGTGGATAGCACGATTCAACAGCAGTCTtcctaaagaagaaaaagaaaatgaagaaaaccaagAAGTAGAATCCAGAGATGGTGACCAGGATGCTAAGAAATCAGTAGAG GATATTCATGCATTTGCCATAAGAAGCCTGGCAGAACTGACAGCCTGCTCCATTGAAATGTTTCACAAAACTGCAGCTTTGTTTCTCTATGGTCAGAAACAGGAGGTGACAGTCACAGACAGAGCCAAGTCCCTGTCACA ACTGACGATCATGCTGTGCAAAGAACTGTCAGCTTTCTCTAAAGAGTTCACAACATGCTTAACGACTGCAGGG GTCAAAGAGAAAGCAGATGTGCTTAATCCCTTAATCACTGGAGTGTTTTTGGAG gCTTCAAACAGTGCTTCCTATATCCAAGACGCCTTCCAGCTCTTGCTGCCTGTACTGCAAATCTCTCTTATTGAGGCTAGAACAGAACTATCACAGTAA
- the MFAP3 gene encoding microfibril-associated glycoprotein 3 isoform X1, with product MKLSYCLLILTVSAGLSVGFTVENVAFNRTVAFRSFNASLHAVSQALTSSSAHHDIIAKEGSSVLIECKLNISQYEHILWYNSRGHLLEQKDEALLISCPSADDRWRIADNSLNITKVSFADRGRYTCAGINHNETLYYTVTLRVIFTSGDMSIYYMIVCLVAFAITLILNITRLCMMSSHLRKTEKAINEFFRTEGAEKLQKAFEIAKRIPIITSAKTLELAKVTQFKTMEFARYIEELARSIPLPPLILNCRAFMEEIFEAVRVDDPDEVGKEDKQPPGCGAQAALFPGSAELKRSDSPAADSDDGSLNEQGQEIAVQVSIHPQCQGQSIDTVSHGSCHSVPAEEGTC from the exons ATGAAGCTCAGCTATTGCCTGTTAATTTTGACTGTTAGTGCTGGTCTTTCAGTTGGATTCACAGTGGAAAATGTAGCTTTTAACAGGACAGTTGCTTTTAGATCTTTCAATGCATCACTTCATGCAGTGTCTCAAGCTTTAACAAGTTCTTCAGCACACCATGATATCATAGCCAAAGAGGGGAGCAGTGTTTTAATTGAATGTAAACTGAACATCAGCCAGTATGAACATATCCTTTGGTATAACTCCAGAGGACACCTGCTTGAACAGAAAGATGAAG CTCTGCTTATTTCTTGCCCCTCTGCAGATGACCGGTGGAGGATTGCTGATAATTCCCTCAACATCACAAAGGTCAGCTTTGCTGACCGGGGCCGGTACACGTGTGCAGGCATTAATCATAACGAGACCTTGTACTACACAGTCACCCTGAGGGTTATCTTCACCTCCggggacatgagcatctacTACATGATTGTGTGCCTCGTTGCCTTTGCCATCACCCTCATTTTGAACATCACCCGCCTGTGCATGATGAGCAGCCACCTCCGCAAAACGGAGAAGGCCATCAACGAGTTCTTCCGGACGGAAGGGgctgagaagctgcagaaggCTTTCGAGATAGCCAAGCGTATCCCCATCATCACATCTGCCAAAACGCTCGAGCTAGCCAAAGTCACTCAGTTTAAGACCATGGAGTTTGCTCGCTACATCGAAGAGCTCGCCAGGAGCATTCCCCTCCCGCCTCTGATCCTTAACTGCAGGGCGTTCATGGAGGAGATCTTCGAGGCCGTGCGGGTGGACGACCCCGACGAGGTGGGCAAGGAGGACAAGCAGCCCCCCGGCTGCGGGGCCCAGGCCGCGCTGTTCCCCGGGAGCGCGGAGCTGAAGCGCAGCGATTCCCCGGCCGCGGACTCGGACGATGGCTCCCTGAAcgagcagggccaggagatcGCCGTGCAGGTGTCCATCCACCCCCAGTGCCAAGGGCAGAGCATCGACACCGTGTCTCACGGCAGCTGCCACTCTGTGCCTGCTGAGGAAGGCACCTGCTGA
- the MFAP3 gene encoding microfibril-associated glycoprotein 3 isoform X2 yields MKLSYCLLILTVSAGLSVGFTVENVAFNRTVAFRSFNASLHAVSQALTSSSAHHDIIAKEGSSVLIECKLNISQYEHILWYNSRGHLLEQKDEDDRWRIADNSLNITKVSFADRGRYTCAGINHNETLYYTVTLRVIFTSGDMSIYYMIVCLVAFAITLILNITRLCMMSSHLRKTEKAINEFFRTEGAEKLQKAFEIAKRIPIITSAKTLELAKVTQFKTMEFARYIEELARSIPLPPLILNCRAFMEEIFEAVRVDDPDEVGKEDKQPPGCGAQAALFPGSAELKRSDSPAADSDDGSLNEQGQEIAVQVSIHPQCQGQSIDTVSHGSCHSVPAEEGTC; encoded by the exons ATGAAGCTCAGCTATTGCCTGTTAATTTTGACTGTTAGTGCTGGTCTTTCAGTTGGATTCACAGTGGAAAATGTAGCTTTTAACAGGACAGTTGCTTTTAGATCTTTCAATGCATCACTTCATGCAGTGTCTCAAGCTTTAACAAGTTCTTCAGCACACCATGATATCATAGCCAAAGAGGGGAGCAGTGTTTTAATTGAATGTAAACTGAACATCAGCCAGTATGAACATATCCTTTGGTATAACTCCAGAGGACACCTGCTTGAACAGAAAGATGAAG ATGACCGGTGGAGGATTGCTGATAATTCCCTCAACATCACAAAGGTCAGCTTTGCTGACCGGGGCCGGTACACGTGTGCAGGCATTAATCATAACGAGACCTTGTACTACACAGTCACCCTGAGGGTTATCTTCACCTCCggggacatgagcatctacTACATGATTGTGTGCCTCGTTGCCTTTGCCATCACCCTCATTTTGAACATCACCCGCCTGTGCATGATGAGCAGCCACCTCCGCAAAACGGAGAAGGCCATCAACGAGTTCTTCCGGACGGAAGGGgctgagaagctgcagaaggCTTTCGAGATAGCCAAGCGTATCCCCATCATCACATCTGCCAAAACGCTCGAGCTAGCCAAAGTCACTCAGTTTAAGACCATGGAGTTTGCTCGCTACATCGAAGAGCTCGCCAGGAGCATTCCCCTCCCGCCTCTGATCCTTAACTGCAGGGCGTTCATGGAGGAGATCTTCGAGGCCGTGCGGGTGGACGACCCCGACGAGGTGGGCAAGGAGGACAAGCAGCCCCCCGGCTGCGGGGCCCAGGCCGCGCTGTTCCCCGGGAGCGCGGAGCTGAAGCGCAGCGATTCCCCGGCCGCGGACTCGGACGATGGCTCCCTGAAcgagcagggccaggagatcGCCGTGCAGGTGTCCATCCACCCCCAGTGCCAAGGGCAGAGCATCGACACCGTGTCTCACGGCAGCTGCCACTCTGTGCCTGCTGAGGAAGGCACCTGCTGA